A stretch of the Papaver somniferum cultivar HN1 chromosome 6, ASM357369v1, whole genome shotgun sequence genome encodes the following:
- the LOC113290908 gene encoding uncharacterized protein LOC113290908, whose amino-acid sequence MGDLNVVLKQEEKKGCRPFDRGEADVFNNLITDMNLQDLGFSGYPFTWCNQRTDNSRVEERLDRSLSNELWMELFPKSSIQHLIDRGSDHGPIILKTNPNWKDGAYPLKYFGPWMEHPDCSRIIKEAWKNNQHGSTSFSFAKNLKNVKHFLYRWNKNTFGVIQNNIANIKKEIDQMAGNSNRCNTNIKRLEISLNKWQNIDENFWKTKRRNNVINMGDRNTTFFHNAARTRYHRNKIDTMKDTQGNWLKDRKSIANCLTSHFQSMATTSNPTLNRDMLELIPTVITATKNASLMEIPLEGEIKSTLFAMEGNKTPGPNGFPPNFFQDSWETIGKDLIGLVQNFFKFGYMLKEMNSTFISLIPKLQFPSSPGDFRPISLYDCIIFCKANINEANKLLQLMAQFSECSGKMVNLAKSGIFFNNNTSPKLKLDITEVMQVSPISLKNKYQGSPLFTNKSKVKAFNSVIDSIKHRIQGWNNKTVNPAGKRVLIKHVTSYLVNYQMSTFKIPKTITNEIYKNQRDFFWGKDKEKSKGIYPKAWVGICKSLEEGGLGFVNLEKFNSAIISKTGWRMMEQPNSIGAQVMKSKYYKKEDIMHMSTFPKPTDSWDNWVNGLNAPPTRPDNFPKGVEMVADLLTENNQWNRSLIYNIFPHNIADKVIHTTIRAIQEDRVKWSLTKDGTYTVKSLYNKLTHRGQSTAQNKNWMTIWNLGVSPSIRIFLWKDDHSILPTGERMGRHLSYINASCKICNCQNESLTHLFINCLLIQNVWRELHFEPYDVFSHHLDFHEWLMM is encoded by the exons ATGGGTGATTTAAATGTTGTTCTAaagcaagaagagaaaaaagGTTGCAGACCTTTTGATAGAGGTGAAGCCGATGTGTTCAATAACCTTATAACTGATATGAACCTCCAGGACTTGGGTTTCAGTGGATATCCATTCACATGGTGTaaccaaagaactgataactCAAGAGTGGAGGAAAGGCTCGACAGGTCTTTAAGCAATGAACTTTGGATGGAATTATTTCCAAAATCTTCCATCCAACATCTCATAGATAGGGGTTCAGATCATGGCCCGATAATCCTAAAAACTAACCCTAATTGGAAAGATGGAGCATACCCTTTAAAGTATTTTGGCCCTTGGATGGAACATCCAGATTGTTCTAGAATTATAAAAGAGGCTTGGAAAAACAACCAACATGGTTCTACTAGTTTCTCTTTTGCGAAAAACCTCAAAAATGTGAAACATTTCCTGTATAGATGGAATAAAAACACTTTTGGGGTCATACAAAATAATATTGCTAATATAAAGAAAGAAATAGATCAAATGGCTGGTAACAGCAACAGATGCAACACAAACATAAAGAGGCTTGAAATTTCTTTGAACAAATGGCAGAACATAGATGAAAACTTTTGgaaaacaaagagaagaaataatGTGATAAATATGGGTGATAGAAACACTACTTTTTTCCATAATGCTGCTAGAACCAGATATCATAGAAACAAAATTGATACTATGAAAGACACTCAGGGTAACTGGCTAAAGGATAGAAAATCCATTGCTAACTGTCTTACTTCCCACTTCCAGAGTATGGCTACAACCAGTAATCCAACTCTAAACAGAGACATGTTAGAACTGATTCCCACAGTTATTACTGCCACTAAGAATGCTAGTCTTATGGAAATACCCCTTGAGGGAGAAATCAAGAGTACGCTCTTCGCTATGGAAGGAAATAAGACACCTGGTCCAAATGGATTCCCTCCAAATTTCTTCCAAGATTCTTGGGAGACCATTGGAAAGGACCTAATTGGACTAGTGCAAAATTTCTTTAAATTTGGTTATATGCTTAAGGAAATGAATTCCACATTTATCTCCCTAATTCCTAAATTGCAGTTCCCATCTTCTCCGGGTGATTTTAGACCAATATCATTAT atgattgcatcATCTTCTGCAAAGCAAATATTAATGAAGCTAACAAGCTACTGCAGCTAATGGCTCAGTTCAGTGAATGCTCAGGGAAGATGGTAAACCTGGCTAAATCAGGCATTTTTTTCAATAATAATACTTCTCCTAAGCTAAAATTGGACATTACTGAAGTAATGCAGGTCAGTCCTATCTCCCTAAAGAACAAGTACCAAGGATCCCCACTTTTTACTAATAAATCCAAGGTTAAAGCTTTCAACTCTGTGATTGATAGCATCAAACATAGGATTCAGGGCTGGAACAACAAAACAGTAAACCCGGCTGGCAAAAGGGTCCTTATAAAACATGTTACCTCCTATTTAGTTAATTACCAGATGAGCACATTCAAAATACCAAAAACCATCACTAATGAAATATATAAAAACCAGAGGGATTTTTTCTGGGGAAAAGATAAGGAAAAATCTAAAGGAATTTACCCGAAAGCTTGGGTAGGGATATGTAAATCTTTGGAAGAGGGAGGTCTAGGCTTTGTCAACTTAGAGAAATTCAACAGTGCCATTATCTCAAAAACGGGTTGGCGCATGATGGAACAACCAAATAGTATAGGAGCTCAAGTCATGAAATCTAAATACTATAAGAAGGAAGATATTATGCATATGTCTACCTTTCCAAAACCAACTGACTCTTGG GATAATTGGGTAAACGGATTGAATGCTCCTCCAACTAGGCCAGACAACTTCCCAAAAGGAGTGGAAATGGTAGCTGATCTATTAACTGAAAATAATCAGTGGAATAGATCCCTTATCTATAATATTTTCCCACATAATATAGCTGATAAAGTCATTCACACAACAATAAGAGCCATCCAGGAGGATAGGGTAAAATGGTCTCTAACTAAGGATGGTACTTATACTGTCAAGTCTCTATACAATAAATTAACTCATAGAGGTCAGTCAACTGCTCAAAACAAAAACTGGATGACTATATGGAACCTTGGAGTTTCCCCTTCCATCAGAATCTTCTTATGGAAAGATGATCATTCCATTCTCCCTACTGGGGAAAGAATGGGAAGGCATCTGAGCTACATAAATGCTAGCTGCAAAATATGTAACTGTCAAAATGAGTCTCTAACTCATTTGTTTATCAACTGTCTCCTAATTCAAAATGTTTGGAGAGAACTCCACTTTGAACCTTATGATGTTTTCAGTCACCACCTGGATTTTCATGAATGGCtcatgatgtga